A part of Ziziphus jujuba cultivar Dongzao chromosome 8, ASM3175591v1 genomic DNA contains:
- the LOC107413509 gene encoding zinc finger protein ZAT11 — translation MKRSITEREVENITMANYLMFLSQGGEIDSSSNSSPARVFECKTCNRTFPSFQALGGHRASHKKPRLTGDGSSDNSQSQGSSPMKPKTHECSVCGLEFAIGQALGGHMRRHRAAMNENQGSSPRLPLQDRFSSSSSSSSSPTRVVPVVKKTDNNSRRVLCLDLNLTPLENDIKILQLGKSTVSLVNCFL, via the coding sequence ATGAAGAGAAGCATAACAGAAAGAGAGGTAGAGAACATAACCATGGCCAACTACTTGATGTTTCTCTCTCAAGGAGGCGAAATCGATTCGTCATCGAACTCATCACCGGCTCGGGTTTTCGAGTGCAAGACCTGTAACCGGACATTTCCATCGTTTCAAGCCTTGGGTGGTCATAGGGCTAGCCATAAGAAACCAAGGTTGACCGGAGATGGAAGCTCCGATAATAGCCAATCTCAAGGTTCGTCGCCGATGAAGCCTAAGACTCACGAGTGCAGCGTGTGCGGACTGGAGTTCGCCATAGGACAGGCCTTGGGAGGTCACATGAGGAGGCACAGAGCCGCAATGAACGAAAACCAAGGTTCTTCTCCTCGTCTTCCTCTGCAGGAtcgcttttcttcttcttcttcttcttcttcttctccgacGAGAGTAGTACCGGTGGTGAAGAAGACAGATAATAACAGTAGAAGAGTTTTGTGTTTGGATCTGAATTTGACGCCTTTAGAGAACGACATCAAGATCCTTCAGCTGGGGAAGAGTACTGTTTCACTTGTTAATTGTTTTTTGTGa